TCCAGGATGCACGATTGATGATGCAAAATTCGTACCCATTAGCGCAGATAAGCTTCTTTCCGCAATGAGTGACTGGGAAAAATACATACACGAAAACGCCCCCGACAAGCTGGTACAACTGGCGCTTTTGCATGCAGAATTCGAGGCGCTTCATCCCTTTCTGGACGGCAATGGGCGCCTGGGGCGAATGTTCATTCCACTTTTTATGTTCAGCGCCGGATTGATCGGCTCTCCAATGTTTTATATCAGTGCTTACTTTGAGGAGAAGCGTGACGAGTATTACGATCGGCTTTTGGCCGTTTCACGCGACGACAACTGGACGGAATGGTGTATGTTTTTCTTGATTGCCGTTCAAACTCAAGCGGAAAGCAATCACTCGAAGGCATGGGCCATCCTAAATCTTTACAACCAAATCAAGCTTCAAATATCCGAACTTACCCGTTCCCAGTTCGCAATTCACGCGCTTGAATGGATTTTCAAAAAGCCTGTGTTCAGCAGCGTTGACTTCGTTGCCAATTCAAACATACCGGAGCCTACCGCGCGAAGGATACTTAATGTCCTGAAGGAGGCTGACATTTTAAAAAACATCCGCATCGGTTCCGGACGCAGGCCCTCGATTTTTGCTTTTCCACAACTTGTCAACATTGCCGAGGGCAAGGTTGTGCTTTGAGTTGCACTTGTTGAAACCTAAGCGGCTTGTCTTTCACTTTTGCCCCGAAATTGCAAGACAAACGGCCCGAATCATTGTTGGGACAGTCGTATCCCCAGCTCCCCAAGCTGCCTTTCGTCCACCTCCGCGGGGGCTTTCGTCATCTGATCGCTCGCCTGCGCGCTTTTTTCCCGATCCTGCGCTTCGCGCTTGACTCCGTACCTAAGTACGTACTTTAAATTGTGAATCGGAGGCTGAACCGGATTGCACGATAAACCGCTTACAATTGGAAGACTTGCCGCCCTTGCCGGCGTCGGCGTGGAAACGATCAGGTTCTACGAGAGGTCAGGCCTGATCGAAAGGCCGCCACGCCGGGAATCGGGATACCGGCGATATCCCCCGGAATCTATCGCGCGCGTCGTTTTTGTCCGGCGGGCGAAGGAGCTTGGTTTCACGCTGCGCGAAATCCGCGAGCTTTTTTCGCTACGCGTTTCACCGGAATGCACCTGCGCCGGAGTGCGCGCCGCCGCGATGGAAAAAATCGGGGACATCGACGCGAAGCTGGACGCCCTAAATTCGATGCGCGGGGCGCTTGCCGCGCTTGCGGAGTCGTGCAAGGGCGACGGACCGATTTCGGAATGCCCGATTCTCGACGCGCTGGACGGCGGCGGGCGGTTTTCCGCCTCCAATACATGCGATTCAAAGGAGATTGAGTGATGGCAGAAAAAAGAAATGTGGAAGTTTTCAGCGCGGGATGCCCGCTGTGCCATGGCGCCGTGAGCATGGTCGAAAGGATCGCCTGCGCGTCTTGCGAGGTCCAGGTTCATGACATGCGCACTCCGGCCGCGATGGCCAGAGCCGCGGAGCTGGGCGTAAAGACCGTCCCCGCCGTCGCGGTGGACGGCGTGCTTGCGGATTGCTGCGCAGGGCGCGGCCCGGACGAGGCGTCGCTACGCGCGGCGGGGGTCGGCAATCCCGTGCTTTGAGTTGCACTTGTTGAAACCTAAGCGGTTTGTCTTTCACTTTTGCCCCGAAATTGCAAGACAAACGGCCCGAATCATTGTTGGGACAGTCGTATCCCCAGCTCCCCAAGCTGCCTTTCGCCCACTTCCGCGGGGGCTTTCGTCATCAAATCGCTGGCCTGCGCGGTCTTGGGGAACGCGATGACGTCGCGGATCGACTGGAATCCGAACATCAGCATCACGATCCTGTCCATCCCGAACGCGAACCCGCGGTGCGGCGGCGCGCCGTACGAAAACGCGTTCAGGAAAAATCCGAACTGCTCCTCTATCTCCGCTTCGCTCATCCCCAGGCCGGCGAGCACGCTTCGCTGCAGCACCGGGTCGTGGATGCGGTGGCTGCCGCTGCCAAGCTCCTCGCCGTTCAGGACGAGATCGTAGTTGTCGGCGCGTATCGCCAGTTTTTCTTCGTCGGTATTTGCCTTCAAGCGAAATCTTCCCGGCTCGTATTCTTCCGTGAACTCCGGATGCGGCATCGTGAACGGATGGTGCGCGGGCTCGAGCGCCCCCGTCTCGGGATTTCTGTCGTACAGCGGAAAGTCCACGATCCACGCGAACTTCCATCCCCCCCCCGCCGCGCCTTCCTTGATCAGCCCAAGCTCCTTGGCAAGCTTCACGCGGATAAGTCCAAGCGTTTTTTCCACTTTCTCGCGCGCGGGCGCGCCCGCGGCGATCAAAAATACTCCGTCGCCCGACGCGAGTTCCGCCAGCGCGGATTTCTCGGCGTCCGTCGCGAACTTGTCGAAGCTGGTTTTTTCAATCACGCCGCCCGCGGCCTTCGCGTACGCAAGCCCGCCCGCGCCGGTTTTTTTCGCGAACTCGGTCAGCTCGTCAATTTCCTTGCGCGACGGCGCATATCCGGGAACGAATAACCCTTTAACCGCGCCGCCAGCATCCAGCGCTGATTTGAAAACTCCGAATTCCGATTCCACGAACATGTCCGACAGGTCGATAATCTCGCAGCCGAACCGCAGGTCGGGCTTGTCGCTCCCCCACCGCGCCATCGCCTCGTCGAAGGGTATCCGCGGGAACGGCGTTTCGATTTCCTGCCCCAGCACTTCGCGGAAGACGACCTCGAACATCTTCTCGCCCACCGAGAAAAGCTCGTCGCGCGACGCGAAGCTCATTTCCAGATCGAGCTGGGTGAACTCCGGCTGACGGTTGGCGCGCAGATCCTCATCGCGGAAGCAGCGCGCCATCTGGAAATAGCGGTCGATCCCGCCGACCATCAAAAGCTGCTTCAATAGCTGCGGCGACTGGGGCAGCGCGTAGAACTTTCCGGGAAACACGCGCGACGGCACTAGATAATCCCGCGCGCCCTCCGGGGTGGAGCGCCCCAGCATCGGCGTCTCGACTTCGAGGAATCCCATTTCCGAGAGCGCGTTGCGCATCGAAAGGAAAATCCTGTGGCGCGCGGCCAGAGCCTCGACGAGCGGCCTCCTTCGCAGGTCGAGATAGCGGTACTGCATCCGCAAATCCTCGCCGGCCTTCGGGTCTTCGGCGATGTAAAAAGGCGGCGTCTCCGCGGGCGACAGGATCTTAAGTCCGGTCGCAAAAATCTCCCGGTCGCCGCCCAGCAGCTTCGGGTTTACGTCTTTGTCCGCGCGCATCCGCCACTCGCCGCGCACCGCGACGACGTATTCGCCGCGAAGCTGCTCCGCAAGCCGGTGCGCATCTGGCGCGTATTCCGGATTGAACGTGACCTGCACCTTCGCGGCCTCGTATCCCCGCCGTTGCGCTTCGGGCTGCAGCTCCTGCAGATATCGGTCGCGCAACCAGACGAAAACGAGCGCGCCGAGATCCCGCCGGGCGTCCACCCAGCCCATCGCGACCACTTCGCGTCCGTCGGCGTCGGTGCGAAGAAGCTCCGCAAGGTTCGCGGGCGACCTTGTCCAGGCCGTCCCGCCGCCGGATTCCGCACCGATTTGCGCACTCATGAAAGTCTCCGAAATCGAATTCCGCCGGGATTTGGATGCCGGGCGGACGGCCATTATACCCGCGCACCCTTGTTCACAATCCCCGTCCGGACAATCGGACCTGCTTCGCGCGGTATCATGTATCCGCCATGCCGATTTACGAATTTCAGTGCGCCAAGTGCGGCGAGGTCGAGGAGCTTTTGGTCTCGATGAAGGAGGCCGAATCCGGCCGGTTCAAGTGCCAAAAGTGCGGCGGAAAGATGGAGCGCATTTTCAGCGTCACCGCCTGCACGACAGCCAAATCGGACGGCGGATTCGCGCCGAACCCGGCCTGCGACGGAGCGGGCGGCTGACGCCTGTGAAGCGTCCGGTCGGGCGCGATGTAAAAGTTTGTCAATTCCGGGCGACCAGGCGATTCCCGTTGCAAATCCAGGGATTCGCTTGATATCATCCGTTTTCTTTACAGGAAACCAATGATGTCCGGTCGTATCGGTTACCTCGGCGAGCCTGGGGATTACGAGAACACGATTTATACGCACCTGAGCAACCTCGGGTTCGAATTCGCGGCCTTCCGCGAGATGGCCGAGTTGTTCAATCTTGCGCCGGGCGAGGTGCCGGATCTCGTCATTGTCAACGGCGTGCAATCTTCAGAAAACTTCGCCTCGGCCTATTACGCGCTTCGCGAAAACGAGGCTACCACGCGTTTGCCCGTTCTCTACCTTGCCGACGACATCATGTTCCCGGACGACACCGAGGACGACGCTGGGTTGTTCGACTACGTCTCGGTGCCATGCTTTCCCGAGGAAATCCTGCTGCGGATTTACGGCCAGCTTAGGCTCGCCAGGCTGCGAAAAGAGCTTGAGGATAAAAACAAAAGCCTGTCCGCGGTGGTCACCCAGCTCCGCGAGAAAAACGACGAAATCCAAAACTTGCTTAACGAGACCAAGGAACTGAATTTGAAGCTGGCGGAGCTTGCGCGAACGGACGAGCTGACCGGGCTTTTCAACAAGCGCTACCTAATCGAGCGGCTGGACAGCGAATTTTCGCGCGCCTCCCGCTACGGCTATCCGATTGGATTCCTGATGGCCGACATTGACGGATACAAAAACGTGAACGACACGTTCGGCCACCCGGTCGGCGACAGGACGCTCAAGCTTGTCGCTTCGACGATTATGAAAGCGTTGCGCACAGACGACACGGTGACGCGATACGGCGGCGACGAAATCGCGATCATCCTTCCTTATTCGGGCGCGGATTCTTGCTTTAAAGCCGCGGAGCGGCTGCGGTTGTCGGTGGAAGAGTCCACGCGCGCTTCGGGAGGACTGCCGATGCCCGTTACTATCAGCGTCGGCGGGGCAAGCACCGAGGGCGCAAAGTTCGAATCGCCGGACGAACTTGTCAAGCGCTCGGACGAAATGCTTTACGAGGCGAAGCACGCGGGCAAAAACCGCGTGAAAATCTACAAGCCCGCCGAATAATCGTTTATTTAAATTCCATTCGCAATCGGTTGCGCCTTCCTTGCCAAATGCGGCGCGCCAACGTACAATTCAACCGGCAGGAGTGATACCGATGACCGACGAGAAAAACAGGAACGACGAGGAGCGCGAACGCCCGCGCTTCGTGGTTGAGGACAAGCGCTTCGCGCGCGACGACGAGGACGAGGAGCCGGAGACGCCGGCGTCCGCGCCGGCTTCTCGGGCCGCGGAAACCGGCGGCGATACTAGGCCGGGCGACGCGCGCGGCGGGTTCGAAGTTATCGGCGAGCCGCAAAAGGCGCCCGGCGAGGGCTCCCGGTTGGGGCTCTCCGAAGAGGACGAACGCGCGATCGACGAGGAGCTGCGGCAGGCATTCCGCGAAATGACGCCGGAAGACGAAGAGCGGCTTCGGAAGGCCGCCCGCGAGCAAATCGCCAATCTTTCCCGGCTCGGAATCGAAAACTACCTGCGCGATACCCTCAACGTCGCGTATATGCTTTCGCTGCAGTATCTGGGCCTTCAGCCCAACCTGGACACGAATCTGACTTCGCGCGACATGAAACGCGCGGCGCTGTGCATAGACCTGATCGATTTTCTCGGCAAAAGGCTGGCCGATTTCCTGACAGCGCAGGAACGCGAGCAGATCGCGGCGCTGGTCAGCGCGCTAAAACTCGAATTCGCGAAGCTGCCCCCCAGACCCCCGGCGCCGCCGAAGGGAAAGTAAAACCAAATCGCGTTAAGGCCGCGCTGCCCGGAAAAGC
The window above is part of the bacterium genome. Proteins encoded here:
- a CDS encoding Fic family protein — encoded protein: MPAVHYHYGKFPPASLDWERIIPLIGPASAAVARYDGVLSAIPNSRVLLSPLTTDEAVLSSRIEGTRTSLDEVLEYEAAGPNGASPEKEADIHEVLNYRKALNWAMDMLNEIPLCLKLIKGMHKLLLEGVRGRSKSPGEFRKLPNWIGPPGCTIDDAKFVPISADKLLSAMSDWEKYIHENAPDKLVQLALLHAEFEALHPFLDGNGRLGRMFIPLFMFSAGLIGSPMFYISAYFEEKRDEYYDRLLAVSRDDNWTEWCMFFLIAVQTQAESNHSKAWAILNLYNQIKLQISELTRSQFAIHALEWIFKKPVFSSVDFVANSNIPEPTARRILNVLKEADILKNIRIGSGRRPSIFAFPQLVNIAEGKVVL
- a CDS encoding DUF1844 domain-containing protein, coding for MTDEKNRNDEERERPRFVVEDKRFARDDEDEEPETPASAPASRAAETGGDTRPGDARGGFEVIGEPQKAPGEGSRLGLSEEDERAIDEELRQAFREMTPEDEERLRKAAREQIANLSRLGIENYLRDTLNVAYMLSLQYLGLQPNLDTNLTSRDMKRAALCIDLIDFLGKRLADFLTAQEREQIAALVSALKLEFAKLPPRPPAPPKGK
- a CDS encoding zinc ribbon domain-containing protein, whose translation is MPIYEFQCAKCGEVEELLVSMKEAESGRFKCQKCGGKMERIFSVTACTTAKSDGGFAPNPACDGAGG
- a CDS encoding diguanylate cyclase; translated protein: MSGRIGYLGEPGDYENTIYTHLSNLGFEFAAFREMAELFNLAPGEVPDLVIVNGVQSSENFASAYYALRENEATTRLPVLYLADDIMFPDDTEDDAGLFDYVSVPCFPEEILLRIYGQLRLARLRKELEDKNKSLSAVVTQLREKNDEIQNLLNETKELNLKLAELARTDELTGLFNKRYLIERLDSEFSRASRYGYPIGFLMADIDGYKNVNDTFGHPVGDRTLKLVASTIMKALRTDDTVTRYGGDEIAIILPYSGADSCFKAAERLRLSVEESTRASGGLPMPVTISVGGASTEGAKFESPDELVKRSDEMLYEAKHAGKNRVKIYKPAE
- the aspS gene encoding aspartate--tRNA ligase: MSAQIGAESGGGTAWTRSPANLAELLRTDADGREVVAMGWVDARRDLGALVFVWLRDRYLQELQPEAQRRGYEAAKVQVTFNPEYAPDAHRLAEQLRGEYVVAVRGEWRMRADKDVNPKLLGGDREIFATGLKILSPAETPPFYIAEDPKAGEDLRMQYRYLDLRRRPLVEALAARHRIFLSMRNALSEMGFLEVETPMLGRSTPEGARDYLVPSRVFPGKFYALPQSPQLLKQLLMVGGIDRYFQMARCFRDEDLRANRQPEFTQLDLEMSFASRDELFSVGEKMFEVVFREVLGQEIETPFPRIPFDEAMARWGSDKPDLRFGCEIIDLSDMFVESEFGVFKSALDAGGAVKGLFVPGYAPSRKEIDELTEFAKKTGAGGLAYAKAAGGVIEKTSFDKFATDAEKSALAELASGDGVFLIAAGAPAREKVEKTLGLIRVKLAKELGLIKEGAAGGGWKFAWIVDFPLYDRNPETGALEPAHHPFTMPHPEFTEEYEPGRFRLKANTDEEKLAIRADNYDLVLNGEELGSGSHRIHDPVLQRSVLAGLGMSEAEIEEQFGFFLNAFSYGAPPHRGFAFGMDRIVMLMFGFQSIRDVIAFPKTAQASDLMTKAPAEVGERQLGELGIRLSQQ
- a CDS encoding MerR family DNA-binding protein — protein: MHDKPLTIGRLAALAGVGVETIRFYERSGLIERPPRRESGYRRYPPESIARVVFVRRAKELGFTLREIRELFSLRVSPECTCAGVRAAAMEKIGDIDAKLDALNSMRGALAALAESCKGDGPISECPILDALDGGGRFSASNTCDSKEIE
- a CDS encoding thioredoxin family protein produces the protein MAEKRNVEVFSAGCPLCHGAVSMVERIACASCEVQVHDMRTPAAMARAAELGVKTVPAVAVDGVLADCCAGRGPDEASLRAAGVGNPVL